The region ctgcttgCTGCGATTGTTGTGCCGCCGATTGTATCTGGATAATCTAGACTTTGGGTTAGGATGCTTCAAAGTGTGTTTATTAGGTACATGCAGCTCTCATACCTCGCCTTTAATCTTCTCGCTCTTTTCCTGTATGCCCTGGATTTGCTTTTCAATGTCCTTGCTGCTCCCTGTAAGTACATGCTCTCAAAAGCAGACGCGGTTTTCAGCTTACATTTGCTTCTCAATGAATTCTAGGCGGCCGTTGACTGACATGACTGCCTCAGTCTTGTCCTGCTTCAAGAGCACCGGACCGATTTGCTTGTATATGTTGGCATCGTCGTCGAGAATGTCAAACTCCTGCAATAACATGTCTCAGCATCTGTTTGCTCACGCTTCAGTTGTCATTCTACTACCTTTTTGACTGTGGTGTTCTCTTGCTGCTGCGACTCGAGCTTTTGGCGG is a window of Pyrenophora tritici-repentis strain M4 chromosome 2, whole genome shotgun sequence DNA encoding:
- a CDS encoding GimC, Prefoldin, chaperonin cofactor, whose product is MGDVQKKLQALSDSYQGLQAELGTAVEARQKLESQQQENTTVKKEFDILDDDANIYKQIGPVLLKQDKTEAVMSVNGRLEFIEKQIKDIEKQIQGIQEKSEKIKGEV